In Mytilus trossulus isolate FHL-02 chromosome 6, PNRI_Mtr1.1.1.hap1, whole genome shotgun sequence, a single window of DNA contains:
- the LOC134722466 gene encoding RYamide receptor-like → MRTLSWRASGCCKIAFEKSLSLVVVSCDRYYVVSQPLKKRISKQNAQFVILATYVLAACVALPIAFRTKFVEVLYEGQFVGICTEIWSSSQSKTVYTISLLLLHFIIPLMIMTVSNIHIVHILWTKKIPGEPDEKRDRRVAGSKRKSVKILVSMVIIFAVAWLPMEVLTLIGVTDYALLDNKVSYLLWTFSQWWTFINCVSSPLLYFCFIKRYRKTFKEIFAKARGIRLLELVCCVRKSSVHSKEVDIFL, encoded by the exons ATGAGGACACTATCTTGGAGAGCATCTGGCTGCTGTAAAATTGCCTTTGAG AAATCGTTGAGTCTGGTTGTAGTTAGTTGTGATAGATATTATGTAGTTTCTCAGccgttaaaaaaaagaataagtaAACAAAACGCTCAGTTTGTAATCTTAGCTACGTATGTTTTAGCTGCATGTGTAGCATTACCCATAGCATTCCGGACAAAGTTCGTGGAAGTTTTATATGAAGGACAATTTGTAGGAATTTGTACTGAGATTTGGTCATCGTCTCAATCTAAGACAGTATATACAATCAGTTTACTTTTACTTCATTTCATTATTCCATTGATGATAATGACAGTTTCAAACATTCACATAGTTCATATTCTGTGGACAAAGAAGATTCCTGGGGAGCCAGATGAGAAAAGAGATAGAAGAGTTGCCGGCTCTAAACGGAAG agtGTGaaaatactggtatctatggtgATAATATTTGCAGTGGCGTGGCTACCTATGGAAGTATTAACCCTGATCGGAGTAACTGACTATGCCTTGCTAGACAACAAAGTTTCTTATTTGTTATGGACATTTAGTCAATGGTGGACTTTTATAAACTGTGTTTCCAGTCCcctattgtatttttgttttatcaaacgTTATAGAAAAACTTTTAAGGAAATATTTGCAAAAGCAAGAGGTATACGACTGTTAGAACTTGTATGTTGTGTGAGAAAGTCATCAGTTCATTCAAAAGAGGTCgacatatttctttaa